The following coding sequences lie in one Thermomicrobium sp. 4228-Ro genomic window:
- the rsmI gene encoding 16S rRNA (cytidine(1402)-2'-O)-methyltransferase, translating to MPGRQMGTLYLVGTPIGNLEDITLRALRVLKEVRLVAAEDTRQTRKLMGRYGITTPVVSFHAHSGPARLRQLLAALAEGDVALVSDAGMPGVSDPGAELVQAAARSGYPVVVVPGPSAVTAAAAISGLVSDGFVFAGFLPRRQKERRERLAELASVPYPLILFEAPHRLRETLKDALDVLGDRPVAVCRELTKRFEEVQRTTLSQAVLFYERHEPRGEFVLVVAAPVTRPAPPSDETIRRLIADRIAAGEAPSVVARELARQTGLPRRELYHLAVTIQSAQEHGQYEEGDSDDR from the coding sequence GTGCCGGGCAGGCAAATGGGGACACTCTATCTCGTCGGCACACCGATCGGAAATCTCGAAGACATCACGCTGCGCGCTTTGCGCGTCCTCAAGGAGGTGCGGCTCGTCGCGGCGGAGGACACGCGGCAGACGCGAAAGCTCATGGGCCGCTACGGCATCACGACCCCAGTGGTGAGTTTCCACGCGCACAGTGGCCCGGCTCGTCTCCGCCAGCTGTTGGCTGCCCTCGCTGAGGGAGACGTCGCTCTGGTGAGCGACGCCGGTATGCCGGGCGTTTCCGATCCCGGAGCGGAGCTCGTCCAGGCAGCCGCCCGATCGGGGTATCCCGTCGTCGTCGTACCCGGCCCCTCAGCAGTCACTGCTGCCGCAGCGATCTCTGGCCTGGTTTCGGACGGGTTTGTCTTCGCCGGCTTTTTACCGCGGCGTCAGAAGGAGCGGCGCGAGCGACTGGCCGAGCTGGCGAGCGTGCCCTATCCGCTCATCCTGTTCGAGGCACCGCATCGGCTCCGCGAAACGCTCAAGGACGCACTGGACGTGCTTGGCGACCGACCGGTGGCCGTGTGCCGTGAACTCACGAAGCGATTCGAAGAGGTACAGCGGACGACGCTCAGCCAAGCAGTCCTGTTCTACGAGCGCCACGAGCCGCGCGGCGAGTTCGTGCTCGTGGTGGCAGCGCCGGTTACGCGACCAGCGCCCCCGAGCGACGAGACGATTCGCCGTCTGATCGCGGACCGCATCGCGGCTGGCGAGGCACCCAGCGTCGTGGCACGCGAGTTGGCTCGACAAACCGGACTACCGCGACGCGAGCTCTACCATCTCGCCGTGACGATCCAGTCGGCACAAGAACATGGGCAGTATGAGGAGGGAGACAGCGATGACCGCTGA
- the dnaX gene encoding DNA polymerase III subunit gamma/tau, producing the protein MDSTREITLQSGSLYRKYRPQTFDELVGQEAIARTLRNAVALGRVAHAYLFCGPRGTGKTSTARLLAKAVNCLAPDPWQRPCNQCAACRAVASGAAVDIVEIDAASNRGVDDIRDLREKVKYAPVELRTKFYIIDEAHQLTRDAFNAFLKTLEEPPPHVVFVLATTEPDKLPETVVSRCQRFDFRRLPIDRVVERLRFVCAREGIAADDAVLTLVARRATGSLRDALALLERLVVFAGEQAANAPITLELALDVLGGSQQERLVDVVSAIADRDAGRALRVIAAVADAGDDLQQFGRDLVSFVRSLLHIRAGGVDPLLPEESAQLAHRFSLSELATVLRKLTGFEVPVPRSGVDPQLLLELTVVESILALDQVHVQAPAPLTNQPGSLLRPAPAAPAQAKPAAPRGDGRAPDAFPPSPSGPSGNQPPAAANEDALLEQLVLRWAAIRRELRSANSKAAALLADAEPRLVRGEEVILVAPYEFHRRRINEENELRRVIERVLARHLGRPCRVVCVAPEEVAALRKPGTSEDTSDRGAEGTETAETRSDEDDPSALRSLSPDDRRRLEAAKAIFDAVELP; encoded by the coding sequence ATGGACTCGACCCGCGAGATCACGCTGCAGTCCGGGTCATTGTACCGGAAGTACCGGCCGCAGACGTTCGACGAGCTGGTCGGTCAGGAAGCGATCGCTCGGACCCTCCGCAATGCGGTCGCCCTCGGCCGGGTGGCTCATGCCTACCTCTTCTGTGGGCCGCGCGGTACCGGGAAGACGAGCACGGCGCGTCTACTCGCGAAAGCGGTGAATTGCCTCGCTCCCGATCCCTGGCAACGTCCGTGCAACCAGTGCGCGGCCTGTCGGGCGGTCGCGAGCGGTGCTGCGGTCGACATCGTGGAGATCGACGCAGCCTCCAACCGCGGAGTCGATGATATTCGCGACCTCCGCGAGAAGGTCAAGTACGCACCGGTCGAACTGCGCACCAAGTTCTACATCATCGACGAAGCGCATCAGCTCACCCGCGATGCGTTCAATGCGTTCCTGAAGACACTGGAAGAGCCGCCGCCGCACGTCGTCTTCGTGCTGGCGACGACCGAGCCGGACAAGCTTCCCGAGACTGTCGTCTCGCGCTGCCAGCGCTTCGACTTTCGGCGTCTCCCGATCGATCGCGTGGTCGAGCGCCTCCGCTTCGTCTGTGCACGCGAGGGTATCGCTGCCGACGATGCAGTCCTCACGCTGGTCGCGCGGCGTGCGACCGGGAGCCTCCGCGACGCGCTCGCCTTGCTCGAACGCCTCGTCGTCTTCGCTGGTGAGCAAGCGGCCAACGCTCCGATAACCCTTGAACTGGCGCTCGACGTTCTGGGTGGTAGCCAGCAAGAGCGGCTCGTCGACGTGGTGAGCGCGATCGCCGACCGCGACGCTGGGCGAGCGCTCCGGGTCATCGCGGCTGTCGCTGATGCCGGTGACGACCTGCAGCAGTTCGGCCGGGATCTGGTCTCCTTCGTCCGCAGTCTCCTCCATATCCGGGCTGGCGGTGTCGATCCGCTCCTTCCGGAGGAGAGCGCGCAGCTGGCCCATCGCTTCTCGTTGTCCGAACTCGCTACGGTACTCCGCAAACTCACCGGTTTCGAGGTGCCGGTACCACGTTCGGGAGTCGATCCGCAATTGCTTCTCGAGTTGACCGTCGTGGAATCGATCCTGGCCCTCGACCAGGTACACGTCCAGGCACCAGCCCCGCTCACCAACCAACCAGGCTCTCTGCTCCGGCCAGCACCTGCAGCCCCGGCACAGGCGAAGCCAGCTGCACCACGCGGAGACGGCCGAGCGCCCGACGCATTCCCGCCGTCTCCCAGCGGGCCATCGGGCAACCAGCCTCCGGCCGCGGCGAATGAGGATGCACTGCTCGAACAGCTCGTTCTCCGCTGGGCAGCGATCCGCCGCGAGTTGCGGAGCGCCAACAGTAAGGCGGCCGCACTCCTGGCCGATGCCGAGCCGCGCCTCGTCCGCGGTGAAGAGGTGATCCTCGTGGCGCCGTACGAGTTCCACCGCCGGCGGATCAACGAGGAGAACGAGTTGCGCCGGGTCATCGAGCGGGTTCTCGCACGTCACCTCGGTCGCCCGTGCCGCGTTGTCTGTGTCGCGCCGGAAGAGGTCGCGGCACTGCGCAAGCCGGGCACGAGCGAGGATACCAGCGACCGCGGTGCCGAGGGGACCGAGACTGCTGAGACGCGTAGCGATGAGGACGACCCGTCGGCACTCCGATCGCTGAGTCCAGACGACCGCCGCCGTCTCGAGGCCGCCAAAGCGATCTTCGATGCCGTCGAGCTACCGTGA
- a CDS encoding GH1 family beta-glucosidase has protein sequence MSTRSFPESFLWGTATAAYQIEGAVQEDGRGPSIWDTFSHTPGKTFAGQTGDIACDHYHRWPEDIELLRQLGAPAYRFSIAWPRIFPEGRGEVNERGLDFYDRLVDALLEAGIVPFVTLYHWDLPQALQDQGGWAERATVEAFVTYAETVVRRLGDRVRYWITHNEPWVVAYLGHYLGEHAPGIRDLATAVRVSHHLLVSHGLATRAIRALSPHAQVGIALNLSPVVPASDSDSDRAAAQAYDGILNRWFLDPLFGRGYPRDTRQLLARFFEPPESDCDTIAEPLDFLGVNYYTPAFVTAAPEGSPQGIGLRLLSPEELRARGYELTDMGWAIVPDGLEQLLVRLQREYRPPAIVITENGAAFPDEPVDGRVQDDQRIAYLAAHVAAVHRALEAGVPVGGYFVWSLLDNFEWAHGYSKRFGIVYVDYTTLARVPKASFDWYRTVIANRALPDG, from the coding sequence ATGAGCACGCGATCCTTTCCGGAATCGTTCCTCTGGGGTACCGCTACCGCGGCATACCAGATCGAGGGTGCGGTGCAGGAGGATGGCCGCGGGCCCTCGATCTGGGACACCTTCAGTCACACGCCGGGGAAAACGTTTGCCGGGCAGACCGGGGACATCGCCTGTGACCACTACCACCGCTGGCCGGAGGATATCGAGCTCCTGCGCCAGCTCGGAGCGCCGGCCTACCGGTTCTCGATCGCCTGGCCACGGATCTTTCCCGAGGGTAGAGGCGAAGTGAACGAGCGTGGACTGGACTTCTACGATCGTCTGGTCGATGCTTTGCTCGAGGCCGGCATCGTTCCCTTCGTGACGCTCTATCACTGGGATCTCCCCCAGGCTTTACAGGATCAGGGCGGTTGGGCCGAGCGTGCCACGGTCGAGGCCTTCGTCACCTATGCCGAGACCGTCGTTCGGCGGCTCGGCGATCGCGTGCGCTACTGGATCACGCACAACGAGCCGTGGGTCGTCGCCTATCTCGGCCACTACCTCGGCGAGCATGCGCCGGGTATCAGGGACCTCGCAACGGCCGTGCGGGTCAGTCACCACCTGCTCGTCTCTCACGGGTTAGCCACGCGGGCTATCCGGGCTCTCTCGCCGCATGCCCAGGTCGGCATCGCGCTCAACCTCTCGCCGGTCGTTCCGGCATCCGATTCCGACAGCGATCGAGCAGCTGCCCAGGCCTACGACGGTATCCTCAATCGCTGGTTCCTCGACCCGCTCTTCGGGCGAGGCTATCCACGGGATACCCGCCAGCTTTTGGCCCGGTTCTTCGAACCGCCGGAATCCGACTGCGATACCATCGCGGAGCCGCTCGACTTTCTGGGCGTGAACTACTACACGCCAGCGTTCGTCACCGCAGCACCGGAGGGCTCTCCTCAGGGCATTGGCCTGCGTCTGCTCTCGCCCGAGGAACTGCGGGCTCGCGGATACGAGCTGACCGATATGGGCTGGGCGATCGTTCCCGATGGTCTCGAGCAGCTCCTCGTCCGCCTGCAACGCGAGTACCGGCCGCCGGCGATCGTCATCACGGAGAACGGGGCTGCCTTCCCGGACGAGCCGGTCGATGGTCGAGTCCAGGACGATCAGCGGATCGCGTACCTCGCGGCGCACGTCGCTGCCGTGCACCGAGCCCTGGAAGCCGGCGTACCGGTTGGCGGCTATTTCGTCTGGTCACTCCTCGACAATTTCGAATGGGCTCATGGGTACAGCAAGCGGTTCGGCATCGTCTACGTGGACTACACGACGCTCGCCCGCGTGCCCAAGGCAAGCTTCGACTGGTACCGGACGGTGATCGCGAACAGAGCATTGCCGGACGGTTGA
- the gatC gene encoding Asp-tRNA(Asn)/Glu-tRNA(Gln) amidotransferase subunit GatC, with the protein MRLSREIVDHVAMLARLGLTEEERELMREQLSSILEHVSRIQELDTEAIPPTAQVITLQNVWRDDEVRPSLPVEAVLANAPESEDGFFRVHAVLEQS; encoded by the coding sequence ATGCGGCTGAGCCGGGAGATCGTTGACCATGTGGCGATGCTCGCCCGACTCGGGTTGACGGAAGAAGAGCGCGAGCTCATGCGCGAGCAGCTTTCCTCGATCCTCGAACATGTAAGTCGTATCCAGGAACTGGACACCGAAGCGATCCCGCCGACGGCGCAAGTGATCACGCTGCAGAACGTGTGGCGTGACGACGAAGTTCGTCCCTCTCTGCCGGTCGAGGCGGTGCTGGCGAACGCTCCGGAGAGCGAGGACGGTTTCTTCCGCGTGCATGCGGTGCTCGAGCAGAGCTGA
- the gatA gene encoding Asp-tRNA(Asn)/Glu-tRNA(Gln) amidotransferase subunit GatA, translated as MTSELIRLTVAQARVLLDQREVSAVELLEAHLAQIERLEPQLHAFITLTPDIARRQAEEADRRIARGEAAPLTGIPIGLKDNLCTVDAPTTAGSRILQGFLSPYDATVVARLREQGAVFLGKTNTDEFAMGSSTENSAYGPTRNPWDRERVPGGSSGGSAAAVAAGEAMLALGSDTGGSIRQPAGFCGIVGLKPTYGRVSRYGLIAFASSLDQIGPFGRTVEDVAVLLQVIAGYDPADSTSVPVPVPDYRAALTGDIRGLRIGIPAEYRVAGMDPAVEQVIDQALATLQELGAELVPVSLPHTEYALATYYIIAPSEASANLARYDGIKYGLSLPGETLLERYLRTRGEGFGPEVKRRIMLGTYALSAGYYDAYYVKAQKVRTLIKRDFDQAFERVDVIAAPTSPTVAFRLGERTADPLQMYLSDVFTIPANMAGLPAIAVPCGFAHGLPVSLQFMGRPFDEPTLLRVADAYERATPWHTEWPKLAVEA; from the coding sequence GTGACGAGCGAACTCATCCGTCTGACTGTGGCGCAAGCCCGGGTCTTGCTCGATCAGCGCGAGGTGAGCGCGGTCGAGCTTCTCGAGGCGCATCTGGCCCAGATCGAGCGGCTCGAGCCGCAGCTCCATGCCTTCATCACGCTGACCCCCGACATCGCTCGCCGGCAGGCTGAGGAAGCCGACCGACGTATCGCCCGCGGTGAGGCTGCTCCCCTGACCGGGATTCCGATCGGGCTCAAGGACAATCTGTGCACGGTCGATGCCCCGACGACGGCTGGCTCCCGCATTCTCCAGGGGTTCCTGTCGCCGTACGACGCGACGGTCGTCGCGCGACTCCGCGAGCAGGGAGCGGTCTTCCTCGGCAAGACCAATACCGACGAGTTCGCGATGGGTTCCTCCACCGAGAACTCGGCCTATGGGCCGACCCGGAATCCGTGGGATCGGGAGCGCGTTCCCGGTGGCTCGAGCGGCGGCTCAGCTGCAGCCGTTGCCGCTGGGGAAGCCATGCTCGCGCTGGGTTCCGATACTGGCGGCTCGATCCGGCAGCCGGCTGGATTCTGCGGTATCGTCGGTCTCAAGCCGACCTACGGTCGCGTGTCCCGGTACGGGCTCATCGCATTCGCTTCCAGCCTCGACCAGATCGGGCCGTTCGGCCGGACGGTCGAAGACGTCGCCGTTCTCCTGCAGGTGATCGCTGGGTACGATCCGGCCGATTCCACATCGGTTCCGGTACCGGTACCGGACTACCGTGCCGCTCTCACTGGCGACATCCGCGGTCTGCGCATTGGCATCCCGGCCGAGTATCGGGTTGCCGGGATGGATCCGGCTGTCGAGCAGGTCATCGACCAGGCGCTGGCAACCCTGCAGGAGCTGGGCGCCGAGTTGGTTCCGGTTTCGCTCCCCCACACCGAATACGCGCTCGCGACCTACTACATCATCGCACCGTCCGAGGCGAGTGCGAACCTCGCGCGCTACGACGGGATCAAGTACGGGTTGAGCCTACCTGGCGAGACCCTCCTGGAACGCTACCTCCGAACGCGCGGGGAAGGGTTCGGTCCCGAGGTCAAGCGCCGCATCATGCTCGGTACCTATGCGCTCAGCGCTGGGTACTACGACGCGTACTACGTCAAGGCGCAAAAGGTGCGGACGCTCATCAAGCGGGATTTCGATCAGGCGTTCGAGCGGGTCGACGTCATCGCTGCGCCGACGTCACCGACCGTCGCTTTCCGTCTGGGTGAACGGACTGCTGACCCGCTGCAGATGTATCTCTCCGATGTCTTCACCATTCCGGCGAACATGGCAGGGCTTCCCGCCATCGCTGTCCCGTGCGGCTTCGCGCACGGGTTGCCAGTGAGTCTGCAATTCATGGGACGCCCGTTCGACGAGCCGACTCTGCTGCGTGTTGCGGACGCGTACGAGCGAGCGACTCCCTGGCATACGGAGTGGCCGAAGCTCGCAGTCGAGGCCTGA
- a CDS encoding FtsB family cell division protein gives MVSSLAWLRNALVVAIAFAIALYFVVAFGQQAWRARQLEAQVAERRQALAALVAERDELARQLADLEGDRYRAYVERTARRELNLTYPGETVLLVEWQDAPRPVTEPTVVPTPTPQPNWARWLERLRLPEP, from the coding sequence ATGGTCTCTTCACTCGCCTGGCTCCGCAATGCGCTCGTCGTCGCGATCGCCTTCGCGATCGCCCTCTACTTCGTCGTCGCCTTCGGTCAGCAGGCCTGGCGGGCGCGGCAGCTCGAGGCGCAGGTCGCCGAGCGGCGGCAGGCACTGGCGGCGCTGGTGGCCGAACGGGACGAACTCGCCCGGCAGCTCGCCGATCTCGAGGGTGACCGCTATCGTGCGTACGTCGAGCGTACAGCGCGCCGGGAGCTCAATCTTACCTATCCCGGCGAAACAGTGCTCCTCGTCGAGTGGCAGGATGCTCCGCGCCCTGTCACAGAGCCGACCGTCGTCCCGACGCCGACACCGCAGCCGAACTGGGCAAGGTGGCTGGAGCGACTCCGCTTGCCTGAACCGTGA
- a CDS encoding response regulator transcription factor yields MAASTNRKEQRKPTPALVVADPQAAVRQSLRHFLEATEGLRVVAEVGELARLASLVDWQHPEVVLVSAHFGAPLVRFVRAIRRIPQVPTVDGRPSPKIVVYGLGGDKEYVLALARAGVDALVASEASVHELIEALRAVLRGESYASASYSGLLLREVQRWSVLQETQPGVRLTRRETQLLQLVASGLSNKEIAEALCLAESTVKNRLSLLFDKLGVKDRTQAAIFALANGVLQQPFLFDHRSATDA; encoded by the coding sequence TTGGCGGCGAGCACGAATCGGAAGGAACAACGCAAACCGACTCCGGCGCTGGTCGTAGCGGACCCACAGGCCGCGGTACGCCAGAGCCTGCGCCACTTCCTGGAAGCGACGGAAGGATTGCGTGTCGTCGCGGAAGTCGGTGAGCTGGCCCGCCTTGCGAGCCTCGTCGATTGGCAGCACCCGGAGGTGGTTCTCGTATCGGCCCACTTCGGCGCGCCACTGGTCCGCTTCGTCCGAGCGATCCGACGCATTCCACAGGTGCCCACTGTAGACGGCCGCCCATCGCCGAAGATCGTGGTCTACGGGCTCGGCGGGGACAAGGAGTACGTTCTCGCGCTGGCTCGGGCAGGGGTGGATGCACTGGTCGCATCAGAAGCGAGCGTGCACGAGCTGATCGAGGCCCTGCGTGCCGTACTCCGGGGTGAGAGTTACGCCAGCGCGAGCTACAGCGGTCTCCTCTTGCGCGAGGTGCAGCGCTGGAGTGTCCTTCAGGAGACCCAACCAGGCGTGCGGCTCACGCGCCGGGAAACGCAGCTCTTGCAGCTCGTCGCCTCCGGACTCAGCAACAAGGAGATCGCCGAGGCGCTCTGCCTGGCCGAGAGCACGGTGAAGAATCGCCTCTCGCTGCTGTTCGACAAGCTCGGTGTCAAGGATCGGACGCAAGCGGCGATCTTCGCACTCGCCAACGGCGTGCTGCAGCAGCCGTTCCTGTTCGACCATCGGTCGGCCACTGACGCCTGA
- a CDS encoding RNA polymerase sigma factor produces the protein MGSTARWCGVVHAAPTHTLPRMLLDSPLRCRVPFRQREDGCGPMVASDPDATLVAAAQAGDQTAFATLVRRYQGLVFALCVRLLGDRDAAEDITQEAFIRAYLSLDRFRGTNFRAWILRIAHNAALDHLRAARRHPHLPLERAPEHPSQNEPALQVEQHGLVAALEAALAALPTEQRAVVVLVDVEGLSYEEAADVLDVPVGTVKSRLARARVRLRASLEADPRARELLVLTGRPPHDVGSAGQNPASDAE, from the coding sequence GTGGGCAGCACGGCGCGCTGGTGCGGAGTCGTCCACGCGGCTCCGACGCACACGCTGCCCCGCATGCTGCTGGACAGCCCGCTCCGCTGTCGGGTACCGTTCCGGCAACGAGAGGATGGCTGCGGTCCCATGGTCGCGAGCGATCCCGATGCGACACTGGTCGCAGCGGCGCAAGCCGGTGACCAGACGGCATTCGCGACACTGGTGCGGCGCTACCAGGGCCTCGTCTTCGCTCTGTGCGTCCGTCTCCTCGGTGATCGTGATGCAGCTGAGGACATCACACAGGAAGCGTTCATCCGTGCCTATCTCTCACTGGATCGCTTCCGGGGTACGAACTTCCGTGCCTGGATCTTGCGGATCGCTCACAACGCTGCGCTGGATCATCTGCGCGCTGCTCGCCGTCATCCTCATCTCCCGCTGGAGCGAGCCCCGGAACACCCGAGCCAAAACGAGCCGGCGTTGCAGGTCGAGCAACACGGGCTGGTCGCTGCGCTGGAGGCGGCACTCGCCGCACTACCGACCGAGCAACGGGCGGTCGTGGTGCTCGTCGATGTCGAGGGGCTTTCGTACGAGGAAGCAGCGGACGTGCTCGACGTTCCAGTCGGAACAGTGAAGTCGCGGCTCGCCCGGGCACGGGTGCGGCTCCGTGCCTCGCTGGAGGCTGACCCGCGCGCGAGGGAACTGCTCGTGCTTACGGGACGTCCTCCTCATGACGTCGGGTCAGCAGGGCAGAATCCGGCGTCGGATGCAGAATGA
- a CDS encoding anti-sigma factor family protein, translating to MTLGTNHLSDEQLALLATDVPEPALATHLESCAACRARLEQYQALVSALRTLPRPALPRDFVFDPQSVARLRSAPWWWRYRFPIRVATLLAATFLLLLVTSAVVLVPSGTPSNERVAIEERSPAAAATDVGSTPTLTEAGAGEEVAPAIQALAASPTASSERTATVQTKVPSATPPLDEHETSVLLGAFGHLLLYGAIGALAIVTILGFVIGFVLPLVRRPPQSFRLP from the coding sequence ATGACGCTCGGAACCAACCATCTCTCCGACGAACAACTGGCACTCCTGGCGACCGACGTACCGGAACCGGCGCTCGCTACTCACCTCGAGTCATGCGCCGCATGCCGCGCACGCTTGGAGCAGTACCAGGCCCTCGTGAGTGCGCTGCGGACGCTTCCGCGACCAGCGTTGCCACGCGATTTCGTGTTCGACCCGCAGTCAGTAGCCAGGCTCCGCTCCGCGCCCTGGTGGTGGCGCTATCGTTTCCCGATCCGGGTAGCGACCCTGCTCGCTGCCACGTTTCTCCTCCTGCTCGTCACCAGTGCAGTCGTGCTCGTTCCATCGGGTACGCCGTCGAACGAACGCGTCGCGATCGAGGAGCGTTCGCCGGCAGCAGCCGCAACGGACGTGGGGTCGACACCGACCCTCACCGAGGCAGGTGCTGGCGAGGAAGTCGCACCTGCGATTCAGGCGCTTGCAGCTTCTCCGACAGCGTCGAGTGAGCGGACTGCGACAGTGCAGACGAAGGTGCCCTCAGCTACTCCGCCTCTCGATGAACACGAGACGAGCGTGCTGCTCGGAGCGTTCGGCCACCTGCTCCTGTACGGTGCGATCGGTGCCCTGGCGATCGTCACGATCCTCGGCTTCGTCATCGGTTTCGTGCTTCCGCTCGTGCGGCGACCGCCGCAGTCGTTTCGGCTGCCGTGA
- a CDS encoding SIMPL domain-containing protein, with protein MTRRWLAGIVALVSLAVLGLVLNVFSSLPATDGAAAQGTATNERVISVSGEGRVTVAPDIATLTLGVEVFDRDAAVAQQAVADRMTAVLAVFRQAGIPDNSVKTVLYTISVERDWQQPAAPVTGYRVTQLIEVQVRPIDRVGPLLTEAVQAGANVVQQVSFSLANPAAALRQARELAVRDAHDKAAQLAQLTGVGLGEPVRIVESAAAPPVPVPAAREAPGAAPVPAGEAVVTVSVSIDYAIR; from the coding sequence ATGACACGAAGGTGGCTCGCTGGTATCGTCGCGCTCGTATCGCTGGCTGTGCTCGGGTTGGTTCTCAACGTCTTCAGCTCCTTGCCGGCGACGGACGGAGCGGCTGCCCAGGGAACCGCGACGAACGAGCGCGTGATCAGTGTTTCGGGTGAGGGGAGGGTGACGGTCGCACCGGACATCGCGACGCTCACGCTTGGCGTGGAGGTGTTCGACAGGGACGCGGCCGTTGCGCAACAGGCCGTGGCTGACCGGATGACCGCTGTGCTTGCGGTGTTCCGGCAGGCCGGAATTCCGGACAACTCGGTCAAGACTGTCCTCTACACGATCTCGGTCGAGCGCGACTGGCAGCAACCCGCTGCACCGGTCACCGGCTATCGCGTCACGCAGCTCATCGAAGTCCAGGTGCGACCGATCGATCGGGTGGGCCCACTCTTGACGGAGGCAGTCCAGGCTGGGGCGAACGTGGTGCAGCAGGTGAGCTTTTCGCTCGCGAACCCAGCTGCTGCGCTCCGTCAGGCTCGCGAACTCGCTGTCCGTGACGCGCACGACAAGGCAGCGCAGCTCGCTCAGCTGACGGGTGTCGGTTTGGGCGAGCCGGTACGGATCGTCGAGTCGGCGGCGGCGCCGCCAGTTCCCGTGCCGGCTGCCCGGGAAGCGCCGGGGGCTGCTCCGGTTCCTGCCGGTGAGGCGGTGGTCACGGTCTCGGTCTCGATCGACTACGCGATCCGCTGA
- a CDS encoding sulfurtransferase encodes MQLTRRSFLFGIGGLIVGGCRRRVAAVSLAPAATYPGGRYLIEVSELRDRLGEPGLIVLDASPLRDFLAGHVPGARHVWWQDTVEVHNEVYGMLVGEPRRSQLLHEIGLDATDEVVVYERGDGRGACRWFWFLHAVGFGRVRLLHGGFAAWVAAGLPVSRRLPPRAPAGTFQATLRYEVLAELPDVLAALEDPAARILDNRSETEQAETWQGRLRRGRIPGSVSVPWPSLLAGDPPVAFRPPEELAALYQAAGLQHEQRVLVTGLHSPNAAISYVSLRLLDVPNVRVYDGSWAQWGAINDLPIEPLTASRP; translated from the coding sequence ATGCAGCTGACGCGGCGCTCGTTCCTATTCGGGATCGGTGGGCTCATCGTGGGTGGCTGTCGGCGTCGTGTCGCTGCTGTGTCGCTGGCGCCGGCGGCGACTTACCCAGGTGGCCGGTATCTCATCGAAGTCAGTGAACTCCGCGATCGTCTCGGTGAACCGGGGCTGATCGTCCTGGATGCGAGTCCGTTGCGTGACTTTCTCGCCGGCCACGTACCCGGTGCTCGTCACGTCTGGTGGCAGGACACGGTCGAAGTGCACAACGAGGTCTATGGGATGCTGGTCGGCGAACCGCGACGCAGTCAGCTCTTGCACGAGATCGGTCTGGATGCGACCGACGAGGTCGTCGTCTACGAGCGGGGAGATGGTCGTGGTGCCTGTCGCTGGTTCTGGTTCCTGCATGCGGTCGGCTTCGGCCGCGTCCGGTTGCTCCATGGTGGCTTCGCTGCCTGGGTCGCGGCAGGCTTGCCGGTCTCGCGCCGTCTCCCACCCCGTGCACCGGCCGGGACGTTCCAGGCTACGCTCCGCTATGAGGTGCTGGCTGAACTTCCCGATGTCCTCGCTGCACTCGAGGATCCAGCAGCTCGGATCCTGGACAACCGGAGCGAGACGGAGCAGGCGGAGACGTGGCAGGGGCGCTTGCGACGTGGGCGTATTCCTGGGTCGGTCTCCGTTCCCTGGCCGTCGTTGCTTGCCGGTGACCCGCCGGTCGCGTTTCGCCCACCGGAGGAACTCGCCGCGCTGTATCAGGCAGCTGGTCTCCAGCACGAGCAACGCGTTCTGGTGACCGGTCTCCACAGTCCCAATGCGGCGATCAGTTACGTGTCGTTGCGCCTGCTCGATGTTCCGAACGTTCGGGTCTACGACGGATCGTGGGCACAATGGGGTGCGATCAACGACCTGCCGATCGAGCCGCTGACTGCCTCGAGGCCGTGA
- a CDS encoding inorganic diphosphatase: MIEDPAGSLVRHMYDPASGTWRTFPHPHARRPWPANYGYLVGTYNPSDDDALDVIVLAGEPLPTGTRVTVRPVGLLRRASGDDKIVAVRCDDPRYGSVRRLAEVPAEDLDRILGWFADWEQPPPELADEQAAWATIEAARCS, from the coding sequence GTGATCGAAGATCCAGCCGGTTCGCTCGTCCGGCACATGTACGATCCGGCCAGCGGGACGTGGCGCACGTTCCCGCATCCGCACGCGAGGCGTCCCTGGCCGGCGAACTATGGCTACCTCGTGGGCACGTACAATCCTTCCGACGATGACGCGCTGGATGTCATCGTCCTCGCCGGTGAGCCGCTACCGACTGGAACGCGGGTGACCGTCCGACCGGTCGGACTGCTCCGGCGGGCCAGTGGCGATGACAAGATCGTCGCTGTACGGTGCGACGATCCACGGTATGGCTCGGTGCGGCGACTCGCTGAGGTACCAGCTGAAGATCTCGACCGCATTCTGGGCTGGTTCGCAGATTGGGAGCAGCCACCGCCGGAGCTGGCCGACGAACAGGCTGCCTGGGCGACCATCGAGGCCGCACGCTGCTCGTGA